One genomic region from Anopheles bellator chromosome 2, idAnoBellAS_SP24_06.2, whole genome shotgun sequence encodes:
- the LOC131210698 gene encoding protein asunder: MNEINHKTVFVLDHTPYFGISCESPIDCDFIKSKLPIPPISKSLWTCAVEASVEYCRIAYDLFPAGKLIRFVVSDSAAHIVNTWMAGTQNLAHIMNAMSMVGVPPQQTQTNEYSVIHGLRAAIEALAEPTEPQREQLAAHAKNEGSKLVNRGRVICITSARDDGSMNNLADIFQTVLENQNAIAAGHKEYIRIDQCHLVIINLYPANMESMVTNRAPIDISPILRSEIHSNKANKISNKLTRLILLHFDLASTTVTGIPMKEEQNASSSANYDVEIFHGRTAHSVFLGTELVLPHSVKVGLDYETVTLKWCTPRSCGSSEMQPCLAQCRVTPVDVTSRPSSCLINFLLGGRSVLLEMPKKSGGKITSHLLSAHGGEIFIHSLNTARSCLEDPPSISEGGGGRVTDYRIPDFGQLMQQHRLVPLKPLPERQLDEGLQKMRAKLGRNSRYWPLTLGRTVLYNVRQFVEPVLVLTQKPDLTEEEKMLCLKSIYNLSQLEERQESLAIPNMGHRLKGSKKEEQYRLLWCELETIVNCNGSSPAHKAIVSCIRECRRMYPSADDGHGTGGSGAGSALDGGTTTVDAHRASVIRATTDSPMSPPHSMGTGDSSAGAATLLGGREASGSTINSALALLGARGIAGGNKKLFNTGARSLLDVLATTERTISQKRIDFSGRLCTPPGQVAKLYPHVGAKDPDAGQGRSADVK, from the coding sequence ATGAACGAGATTAACCACAAAACCGTGTTCGTGCTGGACCACACGCCGTACTTTGGCATCTCGTGCGAAAGTCCCATCGATTGTGACTTCATCAAGAGCAAGCTGCCGATCCCGCCGATCAGCAAGAGTCTGTGGACGTGTGCGGTCGAAGCGTCGGTCGAGTACTGTCGCATTGCGTACGACCTGTTCCCGGCCGGCAAGCTCATTCGGTTCGTGGTCAGCGACTCGGCAGCGCACATCGTGAACACGTGGATGGCCGGAACGCAGAACCTAGCGCACATCATGAATGCCATGTCGATGGTGGGGGTTCCGCCACAACAAACCCAAACGAACGAGTACTCCGTTATCCACGGGTTGCGGGCGGCCATCGAAGCGCTggccgaaccgaccgaaccgcaGCGAGAACAGTTGGCCGCACACGCCAAAAACGAGGGCTCGAAGCTCGTCAACCGGGGGCGCGTCATTTGTATCACTTCGGCCCGGGACGATGGCAGCATGAACAATTTGGCCGACATCTTCCAGACGGTGCTCGAGAATCAGAACGCGATTGCGGCCGGCCACAAGGAGTACATCCGGATCGATCAGTGCCACCTGGTGATCATCAACCTGTACCCGGCCAACATGGAATCGATGGTCACGAACCGGGCGCCGATCGACATCTCCCCGATCCTTCGCTCCGAGATCCACTCGAAcaaggcaaacaaaatttcgaaCAAACTGACGCGCCTGATTCTGCTGCACTTCGATTTGGCCAGCACCACGGTCACCGGGATCCCGATGAAGGAGGAACAGAACGCCAGCTCGAGCGCCAACTACGACGTGGAGATCTTTCACGGCCGCACGGCCCACTCGGTGTTTCTCGGCACGGAACTGGTGCTACCGCACAGCGTCAAGGTGGGACTGGACTACGAGACGGTGACGCTCAAGTGGTGCACACCGCGGAGTTGCGGCTCGTCCGAGATGCAACCGTGCCTTGCCCAGTGCCGTGTGACACCCGTCGATGTAACGTCCCGGCCCAGCTCGTGTCTCATTAACTTTCTGCTCGGCGGTCGCTCCGTGTTGCTCGAGATGCCGAAAAAGTCGGGCGGCAAAATCACGAGCCATCTGCTGTCGGCACACGGAGGTGAAATTTTCATCCATTCGCTCAACACTGCCCGCAGCTGCCTCGAGGACCCACCGTCGATATCGgagggtggcggtgggcgcGTGACCGACTACCGGATACCGGACTTTGGCCAGCTGATGCAGCAACATCGGCTGGTGCCCTTGAAGCCGCTGCCCGAAAGGCAACTGGATGAGGGACTGCAAAAGATGCGCGCCAAGCTCGGGCGCAACTCGCGCTACTGGCCCCTGACGCTCGGCCGGACCGTGCTCTACAACGTGCGCCAGTTCGTcgaaccggtgctggtgctgacACAGAAGCCGGACCTCACGGAGGAGGAGAAGATGCTGTGCCTGAAGTCGATCTACAATCTGTCTCAGCTCGAGGAGCGCCAGGAATCGCTGGCTATCCCCAATATGGGCCACCGGTTGAAGGGGAGCAAAAAGGAAGAACAGTACCGGTTGCTGTGGTGCGAACTGGAAACCATCGTCAACTGCAACGGCTCGTCGCCGGCGCACAAAGCGATCGTGAGTTGCATTCGCGAGTGCCGCCGGATGTACCCGTCGGCGGACGATGGCCACGGTACGGGCGGTAGCGGCGCCGGCAGTGCACTGGACGGTGGTACGACGACGGTCGATGCGCACCGTGCCAGCGTGATCCGGGCCACGACCGATTCCCCCATGTCTCCGCCGCACTCGATGGGGACGGGTGACTCTTCTGCCGGAGCGGCAACCCTGCTGGGTGGCCGGGAAGCGTCCGGTTCGACGATCAACAGCGCTCTGGCGTTGCTCGGAGCACGCGGCATAGCGGGAGGGAACAAAAAGCTGTTCAACACCGGGGCCCGATCGCTGCTCGAtgtgctggccaccaccgagcgcacCATCAGCCAGAAGCGCATCGATTTCAGCGGCCGCCTCTGTACGCCCCCCGGCCAGGTGGCGAAGTTGTATCCTCACGTGGGGGCGAAGGATCCCGACGCCGGCCAGGGACGATCGGCCGATGTGAAGTAA